The genomic window ATGATTTAAAAAATGTACAAGGTAGTAAACTTTATCCTGGAGGTTCTGGTGATAGTTGTGCACAATTCGGATTAACATGTGGTTTTTTCCAAGACTCAAATGGCAATTTGTGTAACAGATGTATGTAATACAGCAAAATCATTCAAAAGACAGGTTCTGAGATTGTTTCTGAGAATTTTTTATTTTTACTAAAAGTTCAAGTTATATGTATTTTAATAGATTGATTTTAATTATAATAGTTTTCTTGTCTTTTTATGCCTCAGCTCAAAATAAAGTTTTTTTATATGAGATGAAATATAAGCCAAACCGATCTAAAGACAGTATTATTACAGATAAAACTGTTTTAGATATAACAACAGAAGGTTTATCCGTCTTCAGAACTCTACATGATAAAGTATCAGATTCACTTAAAGCTAAAACAGGTTTAGGGTTGGGTCGGAAAAATAGATTTGAAA from Chryseobacterium camelliae includes these protein-coding regions:
- a CDS encoding bacteriocin-like protein, giving the protein MKNLKKISRNDLKNVQGSKLYPGGSGDSCAQFGLTCGFFQDSNGNLCNRCM